In Methanobrevibacter sp., the DNA window TATTACTTTATTATTGGAATAAATCCCGCACAATACGGTTTTATTGTTTAAAATAGCTATGTCCCCACCATTTTCAACTATGGAATATCTTGATCCTAACTGAATCAAGCGATTCAAGCATAGTTCAGAAATAGAGCCTGCAACACAGGCCATAGGGCCAACATCGGCCTTTTTAGATGAATCAGCCATTAATCCTATAATGTCTTCCTGTTTATCAACTTTCAAATCCAAGTTATCAAGGGACAATAGGAAATCCCTATTGGAATTGATGAATGAGTTGAGGGAATTGTGGATTTTATAGATTAACAGCCTTAAATCATTGCTTTTGATATCTGTTGTTAATCTGATATGGGTCTGGTTAATGTCAATGTTTTCACTATACATTAAATATATTATTAAAAACTTTCCTAAAATAAATTTATGGACAGCAGTGAAGCGATTTATAATGGGATTAAAGATGCAGGAATAGACTTCATTGTAAGTGTTCCCTGTGTCAATCTAACACGATTGTTGAATATGATTGATGAAGACGATGAAATAACACATATTCCAGTTACACGTGAAGAGGAAGGAATTGGAATATGCGCAGGGGCATATATGGGTGGAAAAAAAACAGCCATACTAATGCAGAATTCCGGTCTTGGA includes these proteins:
- a CDS encoding UPF0280 family protein; translated protein: MYSENIDINQTHIRLTTDIKSNDLRLLIYKIHNSLNSFINSNRDFLLSLDNLDLKVDKQEDIIGLMADSSKKADVGPMACVAGSISELCLNRLIQLGSRYSIVENGGDIAILNNKTVLCGIYSNNKVIENNIAFRIKPRRVPLGICTSSGKIGHSISFGSSDSVTVVGNSSSLADGLATRIANEVNGDNSNEAISNALEVCEDYREYFNGVLIICGDNVGTIGKLPKLVKTSEFRLDKI